A single region of the Sulfitobacter sp. D7 genome encodes:
- a CDS encoding DeoR/GlpR family DNA-binding transcription regulator, translated as MSQTFRHPDILEIARREGKVTVDGLAEHFGVTHQTIRRDLTELADSGKLERVHGGAVLPSGASNIGYAERRNLHEEAKTRIARACAEHIPDGCSVFLNIGTSTEAVARALLHHRDLMVVTNNMNVANILVDNPECRIVLTGGALRRMDGGLVGNLTIETIRQFKFDIAVIGCSAMDADGDLLDFDIEEVGVSQCIIAQSRKTFLVTDHSKFKRSAPARIASAREVDMFFTDLPLPAGLAEKCKGWETEVIFAPDA; from the coding sequence ATTTCACAGACATTCCGCCATCCCGACATCCTTGAAATCGCCCGGCGCGAAGGCAAAGTCACCGTCGACGGGCTGGCCGAGCATTTCGGCGTGACCCATCAGACCATCCGCCGTGACCTTACGGAACTGGCCGATAGTGGTAAGCTTGAGCGGGTGCATGGCGGCGCGGTGCTGCCTTCGGGGGCCAGCAACATCGGCTATGCCGAGCGGCGCAATCTGCACGAAGAGGCTAAGACTCGCATCGCCCGCGCCTGTGCCGAACATATTCCCGACGGTTGTTCGGTCTTTCTGAATATCGGCACCAGCACCGAGGCGGTGGCCCGCGCTCTGCTGCATCACCGCGATCTGATGGTGGTGACGAACAACATGAATGTCGCCAATATTCTGGTCGACAATCCCGAATGCCGCATCGTGCTGACGGGCGGGGCGCTGCGCCGCATGGACGGCGGGCTGGTTGGCAATCTGACGATCGAAACGATCCGCCAGTTCAAGTTCGACATCGCGGTGATCGGCTGTTCGGCCATGGATGCGGATGGTGATCTGCTCGACTTCGATATCGAAGAGGTGGGGGTCAGCCAATGTATCATCGCGCAGTCGCGCAAGACCTTTTTGGTGACGGATCATTCCAAATTCAAACGCTCCGCCCCGGCGCGCATCGCTTCGGCGCGGGAGGTGGATATGTTCTTTACCGATCTGCCCCTGCCCGCCGGGCTAGCAGAGAAATGCAAGGGTTGGGAGACCGAAGTGATCTTTGCCCCGGATGCCTGA
- a CDS encoding alpha,alpha-trehalose-phosphate synthase (UDP-forming), which produces MAGRLIVISNRIPSEAAPSGGLVYALHETLRKIGGIWIGSHPETTETPSESLSEYGDQGKYTRLSFSLSPEDYKNFYLGFSNSVLWPVCHRRGDLVELDRGFERGYSAVNARLARQVMKVARPDDMIWVHDYHFFPLATELRKLGFAGKIGFFLHIPFPALGDMGALPREANLAHWLADYDLVGLQTRADVARCLEMFRAETDSEFLMNGTIKCGSRAVALRSFPIGIDVETFVQAAQGGSAQDRLADDMAGDIVIGVDRLDYSKGLPNRFRAFGRYLETRDERERRVSMVQIAPPSREEVAAYRELRYELEELVGRVNGEHGEIDWTPLRYIHRNLDRDLLARLYRRARVGIVTPFADGMNLVAKEYVAAQDPEDPGVLILSHMAGAAEDLTDAIQVNPYDIEDMSEALKTALALPLEERKRRHASCMAQVRATDVNRWSQNFVEALQACLPTLVTKPVAREWTDA; this is translated from the coding sequence ATGGCTGGCAGATTAATTGTAATCTCAAATCGCATCCCGTCAGAGGCCGCCCCCTCCGGTGGGTTGGTCTATGCGCTTCATGAAACCCTGCGCAAGATCGGCGGCATCTGGATCGGGTCGCACCCGGAAACCACCGAAACCCCGTCAGAGAGCCTGAGCGAATATGGCGATCAGGGCAAATACACCCGGCTGAGCTTCAGCCTCAGCCCCGAAGACTACAAGAATTTCTACCTCGGTTTTTCGAACTCGGTGCTTTGGCCGGTCTGTCACCGTCGCGGCGATCTGGTGGAGTTGGACCGGGGGTTCGAGCGGGGCTACAGCGCCGTTAACGCGCGCCTTGCGCGGCAGGTGATGAAGGTGGCCCGGCCGGACGATATGATCTGGGTGCACGACTACCACTTCTTTCCCCTCGCGACAGAACTGCGCAAACTGGGTTTTGCAGGTAAGATCGGGTTTTTCCTGCATATTCCTTTCCCCGCATTGGGCGATATGGGCGCCCTCCCGCGGGAGGCCAATCTGGCGCATTGGCTGGCGGACTATGACCTTGTGGGCCTGCAAACCCGCGCTGACGTGGCGCGTTGCCTTGAAATGTTCCGCGCCGAAACGGACTCCGAATTCTTGATGAACGGCACGATCAAATGCGGCTCTCGGGCAGTGGCGTTGAGATCATTCCCCATCGGGATCGATGTGGAGACCTTTGTGCAGGCCGCCCAAGGCGGCAGCGCGCAGGACCGGCTTGCCGATGATATGGCGGGGGACATCGTGATCGGGGTGGACCGGCTGGACTACTCCAAAGGTCTGCCCAACCGCTTCCGCGCCTTTGGCCGCTATCTGGAAACCCGCGATGAGCGTGAGCGGCGGGTAAGCATGGTCCAGATCGCCCCGCCAAGCCGCGAAGAGGTCGCCGCTTACCGCGAGTTGCGCTACGAATTGGAAGAACTTGTCGGCCGGGTGAACGGCGAACATGGAGAGATCGATTGGACCCCGCTGCGCTATATTCACCGCAACCTTGATCGCGATCTCTTGGCGCGGCTCTACCGCCGTGCGCGGGTGGGGATCGTCACCCCCTTTGCCGATGGGATGAACCTTGTCGCCAAGGAATATGTCGCGGCGCAAGACCCCGAAGACCCCGGCGTGCTGATCCTGTCGCATATGGCCGGGGCCGCCGAAGACCTGACAGATGCTATTCAGGTCAACCCGTACGACATCGAGGACATGAGCGAGGCGCTCAAGACCGCGCTTGCCCTGCCGTTGGAGGAACGCAAACGCCGCCATGCCAGTTGCATGGCGCAGGTGCGGGCGACGGATGTGAACCGCTGGAGCCAGAACTTTGTCGAAGCATTGCAAGCCTGCCTGCCGACGCTGGTGACCAAACCCGTCGCGCGGGAATGGACGGACGCCTAG
- a CDS encoding exopolysaccharide biosynthesis protein, with translation MNETGGPTLSGVLDQMEHLSGGADRQITVEEIIDCLGKHSFASTILTFSLISTSPASGIPGFTAFIGLVVLFLVVQMIFGRESLWLPGFIMRRDIAAKKLRAGVRWLRRPVDFVDQYLHQRSTFILHRPWIYLPLLMVMALSMFMPFMEIVPTSGSIASAMIAIFAAGYLMRDGRVVIFSMVLMSLLPVGVAWFFLGR, from the coding sequence ATGAACGAGACAGGTGGGCCAACTCTCAGCGGTGTCCTTGACCAGATGGAGCATCTGTCCGGCGGCGCGGATCGGCAGATTACCGTAGAAGAGATCATCGATTGTCTGGGCAAACATTCATTTGCTTCGACGATCCTGACCTTCAGCCTGATCTCTACCTCTCCGGCCAGCGGCATCCCCGGCTTTACGGCGTTTATCGGGTTGGTGGTCTTGTTTCTGGTGGTGCAGATGATCTTTGGCCGCGAAAGCCTGTGGCTACCGGGCTTTATCATGCGCCGCGACATCGCTGCGAAGAAGCTGCGTGCGGGGGTGCGCTGGCTGCGCCGCCCGGTGGATTTCGTGGATCAATATTTGCATCAGCGGTCGACCTTCATCCTGCACCGCCCGTGGATTTACTTGCCGCTGTTGATGGTGATGGCCCTGTCGATGTTCATGCCGTTCATGGAAATCGTGCCCACTTCCGGCTCTATCGCCTCGGCCATGATCGCCATTTTCGCGGCGGGCTATCTGATGCGCGACGGCAGGGTCGTGATTTTTTCGATGGTCTTGATGTCCCTGCTTCCCGTGGGGGTTGCATGGTTCTTTCTTGGGCGCTGA